A single genomic interval of Dysidea avara chromosome 8, odDysAvar1.4, whole genome shotgun sequence harbors:
- the LOC136264441 gene encoding uncharacterized protein, whose protein sequence is MTESQIWGWEVLFLDIESFLRASGHQLGYCSVNYGTHTLERMELYMSSLVYLKNLLDDNIMQMSEQHRSAVNECVGQITQLISCLRSLAKEWHLYVDTKEQQADLVRYHASIQQSGRGRPRFLVAKEQLEYLHSLGFTWTDVAHLIGVSRMTVYRRREEYGMLDEPITVISDSELRQKVLQIKTTLPEVGESIVIGQLRSMGYKVTRWRVREILRSTDPVNVTLRWPGGATARRQYSVPGPNSLWHVDGHHKLI, encoded by the exons ATGACAGAATCACAGATTTGGGGCTGGGAGGTACTTTTCCTGGATATTGAATCTTTCCTTCGTGCTAGTGGACACCAATTAGGATATTGCAGTGTAAACTACGGAACTCACACACTGGAAAGAATGGAATTATATATGTCCAGCCTTGTTTACCTGAAGAATCTCCTGGACGATAACATCATGCAAATGAGTGAACAGCATAGATCAGCTGTTAATGAATGTGTTGGTCAGATTACACAACTTATTAGTTGCTTGAGATCATTAGCTAAGGAATGGCACTTGTATGTTGATACAAAAGAACAACAGGCAGATTTAGTAAGATATCATGCTTCAATCCAGCAATCTGGTAGAGGACGACCTCGTTTTTTGGTGGCAAAGGAACAGCTTGAGTATCTGCACTCGTTAGGTTTCACTTGGACTGATGTTGCACACCTAATTGGAGTGTCAAGAATGACTGTGTACAGACGTCGTGAGGAATATGGTATGCTGGATGAACCCATTACAGTGATATCAGATTCTGAACTGAGACAGAAAGTGTTGCAAATTAAAACAACACTTCCAGAAGTTGGAGAATCCATTGTTATTGGCCAGCTTAGATCAATGGGTTATAAAGTTACAAGATGGCGTGTTAGGGAGATTTTAAGATCTACCGATCCAGTAAATGTTACACTACGATGGCCAGGAGGTGCTACGGCAAGAAGGCAGTATTCTGTTCCTGGTCCTAACTCATTATGGCATGTCG ATGGACACCATAAGTTAATTTGA
- the LOC136264440 gene encoding uncharacterized protein, with product MELEVEADRIEVLLEIGESRRVLTIDKDHLVFSVENELGKVGKDGILAYFSCEPGGPHSSKNVYILQRWDAKWNTYVDVSDIEQVVNGDRLICTLQDGLQDSQAGSQCSALSTVDRKRDTRDFDTAKGKHLVSQASDIVKSLKSPSQKHVQALAELFPSSTAKQPRLSPAFDPTAQCIAFSRHQKKKGNPRLKPSKISFVLVASNVKGIPRGKHRTALKDSKQIMKVDIVRTMSATDVKRAVLKAFSHVNLSAFEYQSIDGAHHFQKAEDQEKDGDAIISYGAKGFVYIKRDLQDPSISELPPTTQGDPENHELPPATQGDPDISKLPPATLEDPDIRELPPAPIFASRPKKHDAVAISDSEDNSIPVSSRDKAQETVRGNLEEFCNIRAQQDREYEESLQIDRHKSEEADRMKLRQEELLELRQNFQHKYAGDGPTGGCAIKFRFPDGKTLSYNFLRSDPTKVLYEFVFSVIESISGFKICTVLPMEVVPCCGRTTISDSIVALPSILTVTNDEDIDLLTYFQQQLDDNKGAKIADEKFIQIVDGRRLDFVHSICPVQPVFAHLIRRNAIYGDVMGLFQSKDAQKEYPLRIHFKDEVAYDDGGVSRDMFSAFWEEVYRRFFDGACLLTPSLHATTDMSALPLLGQILSHGFLISGYIPIRIAFPSLAGILLGPTTNVSSQFLIEAFAESLCSYEATTVKEALESSTAFSKDLKNKLIAVLSRYGSRVAPTNSLQLRAQLSDVAKYEFLTKPMAAINGMHSGISSEEKLFWRKFSIDELHSMYMYMSATPEKVLNIIEEPIESNPCEMRVFNYLQQYIGNMRNDEVRRFLRFTTGSSVLIAERITVAFNGATGLTRHPIGHTCPCLLELPTTYTSYPEFEQEFNNVLTGLELNWEMQGI from the exons ATGGAATTGGAAGTGGAAGCGGATAGAATAGAAGTTCTCTTAGAGATTGGCGAGTCACGTAGGGTGCTAACAATTGATAAAGATCACTTGGTGTTCAGCGTGGAGAATGAGTTGGGGAAAGTTGGGAAAGATGGCATCCTTGCCTATTTTTCATGCGAGCCTGGAGGACCTCATAGTAGCAAAAACGTGTATATTTTGCAGCGTTGGGATGCTAAATGGAATACTTATGTAGATGTGTCGGATATTGAACAGGTGGTGAATGGAGATCGCCTAATTTGCACTCTGCAAGACGGGCTGCAAGACTCACAGGCAGGCTCGCAGTGTAGTGCACTAAGCACGGTGGATAGAAAGAGAGATACTAGAGATTTTGATACAGCTAAAGGCAAG CATCTGGTATCACAAGCTTCTGACATTGTGAAGTCACTCAAAAGTCCATCTCAGAAGCATGTACAAGCATTGGCTGAGTTGTTTCCTTCATCAACTGCAAAACAACCACGGCTCAGTCCTGCATTTGATCCAACAGCCCAGTGCATAGCTTTTAGTCGtcatcaaaaaaaaaaaggaaatcCCAGACTGAAACCCAGCAAAATTTCCTTTGTATTGGTTGCCAGCAATGTTAAAGGAATACCAAGGGGAAAGCACAGAACAGCATTAAAGGACAGCAAGCAGATAATGAAAGTCGATATTGTTAGAACAATGTCAGCCACTGATGTCAAACGAGCAGTCCTGAAAGCTTTCTCCCATGTTAATTTGTCAGCTTTTGAGTACCAGTCAATTGATGGTGCTCAccattttcaaaaagctgagGATCAGGAGAAAGATGGAGATGCAATCATTAGCTATGGAGCTAAGGGCTTTGTTTATATTAAAAGAGACCTTCAA GATCCTAGCATCAGTGAGCTGCCTCCAACCACACAGGGGGATCCTGAAAACCACGAGTTACCCCCAGCCACACAGGGGGATCCTGACATCAGCAAGTTACCTCCAGCCACACTGGAGGATCCTGACATCAGAGAGTTACCCCCAGCACCAATTTTTGCGTCAAGACCAAAG AAACATGATGCTGTTGCCATATCTGATTCAGAAGACAACTCAATTCCTGTTAGCAGTAGAGATAAA GCACAGGAGACAGTACGAGGAAATCTGGAAGAATTTTGTAACATCAGAGCTCAACAAGATAGAGAATATGAGGAGAGCCTCCAGATAGACAGGCATAAG TCTGAAGAAGCTGACAGGATGAAGCTTAGACAGGAA GAATTGTTAGAGCTTAGACAAAACTTTCAGCACAAATATGCAGGTGATGGCCCAACAGGAGGTTGTGCTATCAAATTCAGGTTTCCAGATGGGAAAACACTATCTTACAACTTCTTACGCAGTGATCCCACCAAG GTGCTATACGAGTTTGTTTTTAGTGTGATCGAAAGCATCTCAGGCTTTAAAATATGTACAGTTCTCCCAATGGAGGTGGTGCCATGTTGTGGGAGAACTACTATATCAGATTCCATAGTGGCTTTACCATCCATCCTTACTGTGACGAATGATGAAGACATTGATTTATTGACGTACTTTCAGCAG CAGCTTGATGATAACAAAGGTGCCAAAATAGCTGATGAAAAATTTATTCAGATTG TTGATGGCAGACGCTTAGATTTTGTGCACAGCATTTGTCCTGTTCAGCCTGTTTTTGCTCACCTTATCAGAAGAAATGCAATCTATGGAGATGTCATGGGACTTTTCCAAAGCAAAGATGCTCAGAAAGAATATCCTTTACGTATACATTTTAAAGATGAAGTGGCTTATGATGACGGTGGAGTAAGCAGGGATATGTTTAGTGCATTCTGGGAGGAAGTGTATAGAAGATTTTTTGATGGAGCTTGTTTACTTACTCCTAGTTTGCATGCAACTACTGATATGTCAGCTCTGCCTTTGCTGGGACAGATTTTATCACATGGTTTTCTGATCAGCGGATATATCCCAATTCGTATTGCCTTCCCTAGCTTGGCAGGTATTTTACTTGGGCCTACAACTAATGTTTCTTCACAATTCCTTATTGAAGCCTTTGCTGAAAGTTTGTGTTCGTATGAAGCGACTACTGTTAAAGAAGCATTAGAATCATCGACAGCTTTTTCTAAGGACCTCAAAAACAAGCTTATTGCAGTTTTAAGTCGTTATGGTTCCAGGGTTGCTCCAACCAATTCATTGCAGCTGAGAGCTCAACTGTCTGACGTTGCGAAGTATGAGTTTCTAACAAAACCTATGGCTGCTATAAATGGGATGCACAGTGGCATCTCTTCTGAAGAAAAGCTATTCTGGAGGAAGTTTTCAATTGATGAGCTTCACtcaatgtacatgtacatgagtGCTACTCCTGAGAAGGTGCTGAACATAATAGAGGAGCCGATTGAGTCTAACCCTTGTGAAATGCGAGTGTTCAATTATCTACAACAATATATTGGAAACATGAGGAATGATGAGGTGCGAAGGTTTTTAAGGTTCACAACTGGGAGTTCAGTACTGATTGCAGAACGCATCACCGTAGCTTTTAATGGTGCCACTGGATTAACTAGGCATCCGATTGGGCACACTTGTCCATGTCTTCTTGAATTACCCACAACCTATACCTCCTATCCAGAGTTCGAGCAGGAGTTCAACAACGTTTTGACAGGTTTGGAACTGAACTGGGAGATGCAAGGTATTTAG